The nucleotide window GGAAAGAGAATTCGAACTTGGGTGCAGAGGGAGGGAGTACACTGATATAGTCAACTTGACTAAGCTCAGGTTTACAGTTAGCCCAGAGTTTAAGAAACAAAGTGTTTAGCACGATGAATGCAACTGACAGTCATGGAGGTGTGCGTGGACAACTATCAGCCATTGATGCGTAAAAACCGCTTCGATCAACGGCTGACAGTTGCTCCCACGCTGATTAACTATCTCCAAGGCAACTTATATGTGCATACGTGTGACTACTGATAGACCCATACATTATAGGCCACCTACTAACCGTAAAGCCATGTTTATGAAGCAATATTCCAATATACAAGAGTTCATATGCCAAAACATGACAGCACTTGACAGCATATTCCAATACCTCTCAAGGACAACTTTTGACATAAGAAAAAACAGGCAGAACAGCAACGTAGTCGGATCGAAACGAAAGAAATCAAGTACATAGTCTGAACTAGTGATGGTGCTTCAAGTTcaactaattattttaggaAGATATCTTCATTTAATTACCTTGAATTATCTATCAGATCTTCGGTGCAGAATTTCGAAGAGTCCACAGCAATTCTTCCATGAGGTCGGCTGCAGGGGGTGTCCGGCGACAGTTACAATCGACTGCCAACAGAGAAACAAACAAGTAGTCATTGATTTGAAAAGAATTTTATGTAAGCTACAAAAGTTACAACAATTTAAGCAACTTAATTAATTACCGGATTTCCTGTGCTTTCGGGGATCTCAGCCTTGCCATGATCTTGCCCGGCATCAGCTGATTCGACTGCAGGAACCCCTTCCTTGTAAGCAGTACCCGATGAATCCCCAATTTGCTCTTCGGAAACCGGTAACTTTGTTTCCTCGATCCCCTTTGACACAATATCTGCAAGAGCAGCAGGAACCGCTTCCTTCTCATCGGAACAAGGCACTACTGCTTCTTCACTTCCTTTCGACACCACGTCTGTTATGACTGGAGCACATGATTCTTCAACCTCCTTGGACACCAGATCGGTTTCGACTAGAGCAACCCCATTACTCTCTTCCGCATCTGACAATGTTTTTTCCTCAATCTGTTTCGACACCTCCTCCGTGATGGCCGGCGAAGATTCACCAGTCTCATCCAAAGACGCCGCGACTTTCTCCTCCTCCACCTTGGTTTCCACTACAACACAACCTTGATCCAAATGATTGTACATAGATTCAACCGTCTCAACAACCGAGACAACAACTTCTTCGGTCCCCTCCACTTCCCCTGAATCATTCGCCACTCGAGCACCTTCCGCCTCTTCATCCGAACTACTACTTGAACTCGAACTCGAATCATCAGCAACATCGCGGGTTTCCTTTACCGGCTCGGAACAGTCATCGATGGCTATGTCCCTCACAGATTCAACCACAGGTTTTGAGTCGCCAACATCCTCCGGTTGAACATTTTCTGCGCCCTCCAACTTCCCATTCGAAGAATCCGCCATTTCGTTAAGATCTGCAGAAACTTTCTGCTCCTCCTCCTCTGCAAATGAATATTGATTAAAAGAATGACTTTCACAAAATATAGTCAAGTTACAAAATTGCTAATTTAACCAAGTAGAAAGTGAAGATAAAGCAAACTAAAAGGAGTTGGCAAATTACAGATAGATGAATGAGAAATGTATAACAAGTCAACCGATGTGGAATCCAATCGCCAATTGCcaattaaacaaataagaaaattggattcctagagagagagagagagagagagagagagagagagagagagagagaacttggGACTTGTTGGGGTTGAAGGGTAGGGGGAGATTGGCGGATGGTTTTTTTCTTGGCAAGTAGTTTTGATGTGATTTTCTTTGAACGTGGAGGCATGGTTTGATTTGTTGACTGGTTGCTAAGaacgtagagagagagagagagagaacgcgATGAGTTCTAAGTTAGAACTTCTAACGTGTTTTGAAATTGAAACCGTTAAGGAGGGAACTCAACCAACCACAACGTTGTCGGTACTTGCATTTTGCAGGCAGAGCATGGGACGTGGCCCTTCACAAGTTATAAAGGCGGGAGTCTGAGCGATACAACACAATCAAGAGTCACAAGAGTCGCACCACCCCCAATGTAACGTTCCAGTGGTTTCGATGATGAATGTCATGGGGCCATACCCATACCCCATCGTTTTGCTTTGCGGAATTTATACGCTGATTCAAAACATCTGATACTCTTGATTTTAACTATTGTTCtcgtcaaaaacataaaaatcaagatttaacgCTTAAAACCTTAAAGTATTCTATATTCCAAAGGAATTTTTGTTTGCTTTGTTTTGATCGCTAAAGTTTCCCAATGCATAGTCCGTGTTTTAagtttattgttttcttttttgataCAAAGATAAGTTCTTGGGGAGGGGAAGGACTTCATGAGTTCCTTTGttcttttatttacaaaattatatTATAAACTGTTCTAATTTATAGAAAGTCAGAATTTGAACTTAAGTGCAAGGGGACGAAAACACTGTCTTAACTAACTAATCCAAATGAGTTTTTTTCTGTCATTTTGTCACCGGAACttgtatgattttttttctttttgaacatTAATAATAATAGAGATGGAAAATCAAATTCACAAACAAAGTGTATGGGCGACTGCTCAACTGAGATACAAAAGCGATTATGAGAGGAAAAAACTTGTAAATACTGAGGAGTAATGTTATTCAAgccatgtttttgtaccacatttctataccaccttaggtgacatataatgtggacagccacatcatttgaaaaatttgcaaaatccaaagaaaagaagaagaaagacttcTTGTATACCACAATcgtcatttaattaactagtttttcttaattattagtttattaaataatcaactaaatttaaaaatctgattaattcaaatgatgtggctgtccacatcaaatgtcacctaagatgatatgaaaatatgatacaaaaatatagtatgaataacattacacTAGGGGGTTGGTAGTTATAACTTTTATGCCAAACAATCGACATGAAGGTATCATTTTGTATATAGATGGGACGGGATGGAACATAATGGGACTGGAAgggacgggacaggacgggaTGGAACGGAGAGGGAGGAAAGATGCcgtcggatggaaacaaggaggaagaagaaggagacgaagatgttataattttgtgttccacggatgt belongs to Malus sylvestris chromosome 17, drMalSylv7.2, whole genome shotgun sequence and includes:
- the LOC126611194 gene encoding uncharacterized protein LOC126611194 isoform X2, whose amino-acid sequence is MADSSNGKLEGAENVQPEDVGDSKPVVESVRDIAIDDCSEPVKETRDVADDSSSSSSSSSDEEAEGARVANDSGEVEGTEEVVVSVVETVESMYNHLDQGCVVVETKVEEEKVAASLDETGESSPAITEEVSKQIEEKTLSDAEESNGVALVETDLVSKEVEESCAPVITDVVSKGSEEAVVPCSDEKEAVPAALADIVSKGIEETKLPVSEEQIGDSSGTAYKEGVPAVESADAGQDHGKAEIPESTGNPSIVTVAGHPLQPTSWKNCCGLFEILHRRSDR
- the LOC126611194 gene encoding uncharacterized protein LOC126611194 isoform X1 — its product is MPPRSKKITSKLLAKKKTIRQSPPTLQPQQVPKEEEQKVSADLNEMADSSNGKLEGAENVQPEDVGDSKPVVESVRDIAIDDCSEPVKETRDVADDSSSSSSSSSDEEAEGARVANDSGEVEGTEEVVVSVVETVESMYNHLDQGCVVVETKVEEEKVAASLDETGESSPAITEEVSKQIEEKTLSDAEESNGVALVETDLVSKEVEESCAPVITDVVSKGSEEAVVPCSDEKEAVPAALADIVSKGIEETKLPVSEEQIGDSSGTAYKEGVPAVESADAGQDHGKAEIPESTGNPSIVTVAGHPLQPTSWKNCCGLFEILHRRSDR